CCAATAGCTCGAACTGATCGGCGGACTGCTTATACTCGTAGTTGTTTGAGATCATTTAACGGGATTCTCGGTATTATCATGTGAGGATCCAAATCACAGCTTAATAAACAAAACCAAGCGCCTGTAGCTCAGTGGATAGAGCGTCTGTTTCCTAAGCAGAAAGTCGTAGGTTCGACCCCTACCTGGCGCGTTAGTTTTTTtacattttgtttttgttgtcaTAGATAGTGGAACCCTGAGGAGTGAGGACTACTCCAAAGTTCCTTTTCAGCAATTTCAGTATCACCAATCTCTTAaccgaattattatcaaaaaatcatcaaaagagGGTCATAATGCTAATACAAAAATAAGAATGGGCTTGAGAATTTCAGAGAAAAGATCTGCTCTAATAATTCCCATCAGAGAAAAGATATATGGTATATTTCAAGCACAAGCTAGTTTTACACTGGATATACCACTAAAACTAAACAGGGAGAATCCTACCCAACCAAAATCAATATTAAATAATCAATTTACATCTATTTTgaggaagaaaaacaaaagagggTCCCAACTTCGATCAATTGTTTTTGCTTCCTCACCGTTCCTAAATCTTCAAACAACTCAGAACTTCAAGATCCAGTTCTTCTGGGTTCTGCCTATCTCTACTCTTCTCTTTACTGAGCCTTTGGCTTTTGAATCTTCACGTAAGGCAAAACTCCCATGAAGTGAACAACCATTGGGGACCATCCCAGTTGCTGGGCACGGCAAAACATCAAAAATGTATTTGCAAAGTAGGAGTTCAAACCCATAAGGACATGCCAGAATGCATGACCTTGTGGGTTAAAATACCAGCCAGAGATCTCTTTACAGAACAAACGATCACCAAGCCAACACAGAGTCCCTAGAGATATAGTTAGCACGTAGAACTTGGCAAGACGTTTTGCGGATGCATCTGCCGTGTAGATGTAGTACTTGTACATTCGAGGGATGCATATGAGACAAAGGAGTGCATAATGAAACTTGAAGCCAATACCAAAACGCACTAGGGAATGAGCGGCGGCAAACATAACACCATAGAGAAACAAGAAAGTTGGCATTGTGCTCCTGTA
This portion of the Papaver somniferum cultivar HN1 chromosome 11, ASM357369v1, whole genome shotgun sequence genome encodes:
- the LOC113323137 gene encoding alkaline ceramidase-like, whose amino-acid sequence is MADTASSFWGPVTSTTEWCEKNYAYSSYIAEFYNTISNVPCILLALIGLINALRQRFEKRFSVLHISNMILAIGSMLFHATLQHVQQQSDETPMVWEMLLYLYILYSPDWHYRSTMPTFLFLYGVMFAAAHSLVRFGIGFKFHYALLCLICIPRMYKYYIYTADASAKRLAKFYVLTISLGTLCWLGDRLFCKEISGWYFNPQGHAFWHVLMGLNSYFANTFLMFCRAQQLGWSPMVVHFMGVLPYVKIQKPKAQ